A section of the Pseudorasbora parva isolate DD20220531a chromosome 2, ASM2467924v1, whole genome shotgun sequence genome encodes:
- the asphd1 gene encoding aspartate beta-hydroxylase domain-containing protein 2 isoform X3, producing the protein MSWSLDLVPLPPCALLGGPPLSGLLWTVLLLFLWYCYRVGSDPPSHSGMLKSSSGRSSFSRSSSRSPIDPGHSAPKASAAITLETVEDEEGTESYLTPVLSHAPFPTDAAAGSRKLYRALQEYAKRYSWAGMGRIHKGLRNQARNTDRPSIQKPHLFYLPDVPSIPFFPRDAHRHDIEVLEASYPKILAEFQAVYQRGIDTKLGWSYQGPKGQTVFPLYTDGVCVASNCRACPCTYRTLLSLRTFISSNSLGSAGFWLLGPGATLGGTYGPTNTRLRCHLGLQTPAQCELVVGGEPQCWSEGHCLLVDDSFLHTISHNDARKTPLVHSGWICDLQRS; encoded by the exons ATGTCCTGGTCTCTTGACTTGGTCCCGCTTCCCCCATGTGCGTTGCTGGGTGGTCCTCCCCTAAGCGGGCTCCTTTGGACCGTCCTGCTCCTCTTCCTCTGGTACTGCTACCGCGTAGGTTCTGATCCACCATCTCACTCTGGAATGCTGAAAAGCAGCTCCGGCCGCTCCTCATTCTCTCGGTCATCCAGCCGTTCCCCCATCGACCCCGGACACTCTGCCCCTAAAGCATCTGCGGCCATCACTTTGGAGACGGTGGAGGATGAGGAGGGAACAGAGAGCTACCTGACACCGGTGTTGAGCCATGCTCCATTCCCTACCGACGCTGCAGCGGGAAGCAGGAAGTTGTATAGAGCACTACAGGAGTATGCTAAGCGCTACAGTTGGGCCGGAATGGGGCGAATTCACAAGGGCCTGCGCAATCAG GCCAGGAACACTGATCGCCCCTCGATTCAGAAGCCTCATCTTTTCTACCTCCCAGATGTTCCCAGCATACCTTTCTTTCCCAGGGATGCTCATCGTCATGATATTGAGGTTCTGGAGGCCAGTTATCCAAAAATCCTTGCTGAGTTTCAGGCAGTGTACCAGAGAGGGATTGATACAAAGCTAGGGTGGAGCTACCAAGGACCAAAG GGCCAGACAGTGTTCCCACTATATACTGATGGGGTGTGTGTGGCCAGTAACTGCCGTGCGTGTCCATGCACATACCGAACCCTCCTCTCGCTCAGAACCTTCATCAGCAGTAACTCTTTGGGGTCTGCTGGCTTCTGGCTGCTGGGTCCAGGGGCCACACTGGGAGGGACCTATGGCCCTACAAACACACGTCTGCGCTGCCATCTGG GTCTTCAGACGCCTGCTCAGTGTGAACTGGTGGTGGGTGGGGAGCCTCAATGTTGGTCAGAGGGACACTGCCTCCTTGTGGATGACTCTTTCCTGCATACCATCTCACATAATG ATGCCAGGAAAACTCCACTGGTTCACAGCGGTTGGATTTGTGATTTGCA GCGGAGCTGA
- the asphd1 gene encoding aspartate beta-hydroxylase domain-containing protein 2 isoform X1, which translates to MSWSLDLVPLPPCALLGGPPLSGLLWTVLLLFLWYCYRVGSDPPSHSGMLKSSSGRSSFSRSSSRSPIDPGHSAPKASAAITLETVEDEEGTESYLTPVLSHAPFPTDAAAGSRKLYRALQEYAKRYSWAGMGRIHKGLRNQARNTDRPSIQKPHLFYLPDVPSIPFFPRDAHRHDIEVLEASYPKILAEFQAVYQRGIDTKLGWSYQGPKGQTVFPLYTDGVCVASNCRACPCTYRTLLSLRTFISSNSLGSAGFWLLGPGATLGGTYGPTNTRLRCHLGLQTPAQCELVVGGEPQCWSEGHCLLVDDSFLHTISHNDARKTPLVHSGWICDLQRIISPVCPCVMRVTPVKSTIVTSVRVRRTRAL; encoded by the exons ATGTCCTGGTCTCTTGACTTGGTCCCGCTTCCCCCATGTGCGTTGCTGGGTGGTCCTCCCCTAAGCGGGCTCCTTTGGACCGTCCTGCTCCTCTTCCTCTGGTACTGCTACCGCGTAGGTTCTGATCCACCATCTCACTCTGGAATGCTGAAAAGCAGCTCCGGCCGCTCCTCATTCTCTCGGTCATCCAGCCGTTCCCCCATCGACCCCGGACACTCTGCCCCTAAAGCATCTGCGGCCATCACTTTGGAGACGGTGGAGGATGAGGAGGGAACAGAGAGCTACCTGACACCGGTGTTGAGCCATGCTCCATTCCCTACCGACGCTGCAGCGGGAAGCAGGAAGTTGTATAGAGCACTACAGGAGTATGCTAAGCGCTACAGTTGGGCCGGAATGGGGCGAATTCACAAGGGCCTGCGCAATCAG GCCAGGAACACTGATCGCCCCTCGATTCAGAAGCCTCATCTTTTCTACCTCCCAGATGTTCCCAGCATACCTTTCTTTCCCAGGGATGCTCATCGTCATGATATTGAGGTTCTGGAGGCCAGTTATCCAAAAATCCTTGCTGAGTTTCAGGCAGTGTACCAGAGAGGGATTGATACAAAGCTAGGGTGGAGCTACCAAGGACCAAAG GGCCAGACAGTGTTCCCACTATATACTGATGGGGTGTGTGTGGCCAGTAACTGCCGTGCGTGTCCATGCACATACCGAACCCTCCTCTCGCTCAGAACCTTCATCAGCAGTAACTCTTTGGGGTCTGCTGGCTTCTGGCTGCTGGGTCCAGGGGCCACACTGGGAGGGACCTATGGCCCTACAAACACACGTCTGCGCTGCCATCTGG GTCTTCAGACGCCTGCTCAGTGTGAACTGGTGGTGGGTGGGGAGCCTCAATGTTGGTCAGAGGGACACTGCCTCCTTGTGGATGACTCTTTCCTGCATACCATCTCACATAATG ATGCCAGGAAAACTCCACTGGTTCACAGCGGTTGGATTTGTGATTTGCA ACGAATAATCAGTCCTGTGTGTCCATGCGTCATGCGCGTGACTCCCGTCAAATCAACCATAGTGACCAGTGTGAGAGTGAGACGCACGCGCGCTTTATGA
- the asphd1 gene encoding aspartate beta-hydroxylase domain-containing protein 2 isoform X2 → MSWSLDLVPLPPCALLGGPPLSGLLWTVLLLFLWYCYRVGSDPPSHSGMLKSSSGRSSFSRSSSRSPIDPGHSAPKASAAITLETVEDEEGTESYLTPVLSHAPFPTDAAAGSRKLYRALQEYAKRYSWAGMGRIHKGLRNQARNTDRPSIQKPHLFYLPDVPSIPFFPRDAHRHDIEVLEASYPKILAEFQAVYQRGIDTKLGWSYQGPKGQTVFPLYTDGVCVASNCRACPCTYRTLLSLRTFISSNSLGSAGFWLLGPGATLGGTYGPTNTRLRCHLGLQTPAQCELVVGGEPQCWSEGHCLLVDDSFLHTISHNGGAEDGPRIIFSVDLWHPNVAAAERQALDYIFAPEQ, encoded by the exons ATGTCCTGGTCTCTTGACTTGGTCCCGCTTCCCCCATGTGCGTTGCTGGGTGGTCCTCCCCTAAGCGGGCTCCTTTGGACCGTCCTGCTCCTCTTCCTCTGGTACTGCTACCGCGTAGGTTCTGATCCACCATCTCACTCTGGAATGCTGAAAAGCAGCTCCGGCCGCTCCTCATTCTCTCGGTCATCCAGCCGTTCCCCCATCGACCCCGGACACTCTGCCCCTAAAGCATCTGCGGCCATCACTTTGGAGACGGTGGAGGATGAGGAGGGAACAGAGAGCTACCTGACACCGGTGTTGAGCCATGCTCCATTCCCTACCGACGCTGCAGCGGGAAGCAGGAAGTTGTATAGAGCACTACAGGAGTATGCTAAGCGCTACAGTTGGGCCGGAATGGGGCGAATTCACAAGGGCCTGCGCAATCAG GCCAGGAACACTGATCGCCCCTCGATTCAGAAGCCTCATCTTTTCTACCTCCCAGATGTTCCCAGCATACCTTTCTTTCCCAGGGATGCTCATCGTCATGATATTGAGGTTCTGGAGGCCAGTTATCCAAAAATCCTTGCTGAGTTTCAGGCAGTGTACCAGAGAGGGATTGATACAAAGCTAGGGTGGAGCTACCAAGGACCAAAG GGCCAGACAGTGTTCCCACTATATACTGATGGGGTGTGTGTGGCCAGTAACTGCCGTGCGTGTCCATGCACATACCGAACCCTCCTCTCGCTCAGAACCTTCATCAGCAGTAACTCTTTGGGGTCTGCTGGCTTCTGGCTGCTGGGTCCAGGGGCCACACTGGGAGGGACCTATGGCCCTACAAACACACGTCTGCGCTGCCATCTGG GTCTTCAGACGCCTGCTCAGTGTGAACTGGTGGTGGGTGGGGAGCCTCAATGTTGGTCAGAGGGACACTGCCTCCTTGTGGATGACTCTTTCCTGCATACCATCTCACATAATG GCGGAGCTGAAGATGGTCCCCGAATTATCTTCAGCGTGGACCTGTGGCATCCTAACGTGGCTGCAGCGGAAAGACAAGCTCTTGACTACATCTTCGCCCCTGAGCAGTAA